In the genome of Diabrotica undecimpunctata isolate CICGRU chromosome 2, icDiaUnde3, whole genome shotgun sequence, the window AAAGACAGTTCTTGCCTTTTTCTGAAGTGAGAGACTAACTGATTGACCTTGTTAAAAATATCTGTTAAATATGCCAATTTAATTAACCAATGCTCGTTACACAATCGATCACCCAAGGCAAAATTGCTGTCTATTAGGAAGGTTCTAACTTCAGCCCTCACTTCAAAACATTTGCCGCGagaaagccaccttacttctgTATGTAGAAGTAAAGACGAATGTATACTGCCCATGTCATCGCACATCACTCTAAACAGCCTTGTATTCAGTGGTCgtgatttaataaaattaattatcttcACGGTTTCGTCCAAGACAACTTTTAAGGAAGGCGGCATTTTTTCACAGCGTGGCTATGGCGTTGGAGGATACAGTGGCTACTGCTGCATTCCTTGGCTTTTTCCTTTATTCTTGAAATGACGCCTTCCTTTATTCTTCCAGTCATCGCCTTCGCGCCGTATGTGCACACATCGACGGAGTTATCCCAGGGAATGCTATTCTCTGTGAAAACGCTTTCTATTAACTTGACAATTTTAGCACCAGTTGTGTTAATTGTCAATGGTTTGTAAAATAGTAGATCCTCTTGAAAAGACTCGTGCTGGTACCGCACAAATGCTATTAAAATTGCCAACCCAGCTACATCTGTTGACTCATCTATCTGTAGTGAAAACTTGGTAGATTTTATTCGAGAAAGTAAGGTAGCTTTCACATCCTCTGTCAAGTCTCCGATTCGGCGTGAGATTGTATTATTTGACAAGGGTATCGTCCTTACTAGTTTCTTGGCTTTATCGTCCAACATACATTCAATTATGTCCTTGACTCACAGCTCTATGGCGTTTTGCGCTATGGTGTGAACTTCACCTGGTTGAGCAACGCGGTATTACGCTGCCTAAGTAGGACCCCATCAAAGCATTTTCGTTAACTGTTTTTGAATGGTAGGTTATAGTTTTTTGGGCATGTGTCAGTTCGCCGTGCTTTCTTCTGAAGAAATCGGTGGGCTTTCCATTACATTCTGGATGCACCTTTTCAAAATGACAACGCAttttacctggaaacatgaactGTTTGGTAACACTTTGCCGCAAATTACGCACTGTGATTTGTTGTCACCGGTCTCAGCGAATCCAATTTCTAAGTAGGAATCATTGCATTTCCTTTTTACCGACTTTTTCCTGTGGAACTGATATTCACAAAAGAAGAAAGCAGTTC includes:
- the LOC140433695 gene encoding zinc finger BED domain-containing protein 5-like; its protein translation is MLDDKAKKLVRTIPLSNNTISRRIGDLTEDVKATLLSRIKSTKFSLQIDESTDVAGLAILIAFVRYQHESFQEDLLFYKPLTINTTGAKIVKLIESVFTENSIPWDNSVDVCTYGAKAMTGRIKEGVISRIKEKAKECSSSHCILQRHSHAVKKCRLP